In Mycobacterium sp. Aquia_216, a genomic segment contains:
- a CDS encoding cytochrome P450: MTTAIVPRVSGGEEEHGHLEEFRTDPIGLMKRIRAECGDVGWFQLVDKHVIFLSGAEANEFFFRSADEDLDQAEAYPFMTPIFGKGVVFDASPERRKEMLHNSALRGEQMKGHAATIEGEVKKMIANWGDEGEIELLDFFAELTIYTSTACLIGLKFREQLDHRFAEYYHELERGTDPLCYVDPYLPIESFRRRDEARVKLVALVQEIMNQRLANPPKDKTDRDMLDVLVSIKDEAGSPRFSADEVTGMFISLMFAGHHTSSGTSAWTLIELIRHPDVYAEVLAELEELYADGQEVSFHALRQIPKLDNVVKETLRLHPPLIILMRVAKGEFEVQGFPIHDGDFVAASPAISNRIPEDFPDPDAFNPDRYNKPEQADVVNRWTWIPFGAGRHRCVGAAFAQMQIKAIFSVLLREYEFEMAQPADSYHNDHSKMVVQLARPAKARYRKRKA, encoded by the coding sequence ATGACCACAGCCATCGTGCCCCGGGTTTCCGGTGGCGAAGAAGAGCACGGCCATCTCGAAGAATTCCGCACCGACCCAATTGGTTTGATGAAGCGCATCCGTGCGGAGTGCGGCGACGTCGGCTGGTTCCAGCTGGTGGACAAGCACGTCATCTTCCTGTCGGGCGCCGAAGCCAACGAGTTCTTCTTCCGCTCCGCCGACGAGGATCTCGATCAGGCCGAGGCCTACCCGTTCATGACGCCGATCTTCGGCAAGGGCGTGGTGTTCGATGCCAGCCCGGAGCGGCGCAAGGAGATGCTGCACAACTCGGCACTGCGCGGCGAGCAGATGAAGGGGCACGCGGCCACCATCGAGGGCGAAGTAAAGAAGATGATCGCCAACTGGGGCGACGAGGGCGAGATCGAACTGCTCGACTTCTTCGCCGAGCTGACCATCTACACCTCGACCGCCTGCCTGATCGGCCTGAAGTTCCGCGAGCAGCTCGATCACCGCTTCGCGGAGTACTACCACGAACTGGAGCGTGGCACCGATCCGCTCTGCTACGTCGACCCCTATCTCCCGATCGAGAGCTTCCGGCGCCGCGACGAAGCGCGTGTGAAACTTGTTGCGCTGGTTCAGGAGATCATGAATCAGCGGCTGGCCAATCCGCCGAAGGACAAGACCGACCGCGACATGCTCGACGTGCTGGTGTCGATCAAGGACGAGGCGGGCAGCCCACGATTCTCCGCTGACGAGGTCACCGGGATGTTCATCTCGCTGATGTTCGCCGGGCACCACACCAGTTCCGGGACCTCGGCGTGGACGCTGATCGAGCTGATCCGTCACCCAGACGTGTACGCCGAGGTGCTGGCCGAGCTCGAGGAGCTGTACGCCGACGGCCAGGAGGTGAGTTTCCATGCGCTGCGCCAGATCCCGAAGCTCGACAACGTGGTCAAGGAGACCCTGCGGCTGCATCCGCCGCTGATCATCCTGATGCGAGTCGCCAAGGGCGAGTTCGAGGTGCAGGGCTTCCCGATCCACGACGGTGACTTCGTTGCGGCATCCCCCGCGATCTCGAACCGGATTCCGGAGGACTTCCCCGACCCGGACGCCTTCAATCCCGACCGTTACAACAAGCCCGAGCAGGCCGACGTCGTCAACCGGTGGACCTGGATCCCATTCGGCGCGGGCCGGCACCGCTGCGTCGGTGCCGCGTTCGCACAGATGCAGATCAAAGCCATCTTCTCGGTTCTGTTGCGCGAGTACGAGTTCGAGATGGCTCAACCGGCCGACAGCTATCACAACGACCACTCGAAGATGGTCGTCCAGCTCGCCAGGCCGGCGAAGGCGCGCTACCGCAAGCGGAAAGCCTGA
- a CDS encoding ferredoxin — protein MGFRIEVDLDLCQGHAMCELEAPDYFRVPKRGKVEILDPDLPEDARDEVQRAVDMCPTQALFIKEKGD, from the coding sequence ATGGGTTTTCGGATCGAAGTCGATCTGGACTTGTGTCAGGGCCACGCCATGTGCGAACTGGAGGCGCCCGACTACTTCCGGGTGCCCAAGCGGGGCAAGGTCGAGATCCTCGACCCCGACTTGCCCGAAGACGCCCGCGATGAAGTCCAGCGCGCGGTCGATATGTGCCCAACCCAAGCACTATTCATCAAAGAGAAGGGAGACTGA
- a CDS encoding nuclear transport factor 2 family protein, with the protein MTSQASHSREDLEAWVDRWLQANKDCEKAGDWKPLADFYAKDATYGWNIGPKEDVMCVGVDEIRDVALGLEMEGLENWVYEYQKVLIDEKQGEIVGFWKQIVNKTDGTQDEIYGIGGSWFRLNDEGLIEWQRDFFDFGHVAKMFAKLIESGDLSAGMQKRIERSIAGEKLPGYYPLGQAPAPIW; encoded by the coding sequence ATGACTTCTCAAGCGTCACACTCGCGAGAGGATCTCGAGGCATGGGTCGACCGCTGGCTGCAGGCCAACAAGGACTGCGAAAAGGCCGGTGACTGGAAGCCGCTCGCCGACTTCTACGCCAAAGACGCCACCTACGGCTGGAACATCGGCCCCAAGGAAGACGTGATGTGCGTCGGCGTCGACGAGATCCGCGATGTCGCACTGGGCCTGGAGATGGAGGGCCTGGAGAACTGGGTCTACGAGTACCAGAAAGTGCTCATCGACGAGAAGCAGGGCGAGATCGTCGGCTTCTGGAAGCAGATCGTCAACAAGACCGACGGCACCCAGGACGAGATCTACGGAATCGGCGGCAGCTGGTTCCGGCTTAACGACGAAGGGCTGATCGAGTGGCAGCGTGACTTCTTCGACTTCGGACATGTCGCGAAGATGTTCGCGAAGCTCATCGAGTCCGGCGATCTGTCCGCCGGAATGCAGAAGCGAATCGAGCGCAGCATCGCGGGCGAGAAGCTGCCGGGCTATTACCCGCTGGGGCAAGCACCCGCACCGATCTGGTGA
- a CDS encoding NDMA-dependent alcohol dehydrogenase, with translation MKTKGALIWEFNQQWSIEDIEIGDPQAHEVKIQMEAAGMCHSDHHLVTGGIPMAGFPVLGGHEGAGIVTEVGPGVEDIAPGDHVVLSFIPSCGQCPTCQAGLRNLCDLGAGLLGGAAVSDGTFRIQARGQNVFPMTLLGTFSPYMVVHRSSVVKIDPSVPFEVAALVGCGVTTGYGSSVRTANVRPGEDVAIVGVGGVGMAALQGAVNAGARYVFAIDPVEWKRDQALKFGATHVYPDIFAAMAGIAEVTYGLMAHKVVVTVGELHGADIDNYLNITQKGGTCVLTAIGSLLDTNVNLNLAMLTLMQKNLQGTIFGGGNPQYDIPQLLSMYKAGKLNLDDMITRQYRLEQINDGYQDMLDGKNIRGVIRYTDADR, from the coding sequence ATGAAGACAAAAGGCGCACTGATCTGGGAGTTCAACCAGCAGTGGTCCATCGAGGATATCGAGATCGGCGACCCGCAAGCGCACGAGGTCAAGATCCAGATGGAAGCGGCCGGGATGTGCCATTCGGATCACCATCTAGTCACCGGTGGCATCCCGATGGCAGGGTTCCCGGTGCTCGGCGGACACGAGGGTGCGGGCATCGTCACCGAGGTTGGGCCCGGTGTGGAGGACATCGCCCCGGGCGACCACGTGGTGCTGTCGTTCATCCCGTCCTGCGGGCAATGCCCGACCTGTCAGGCCGGCCTGCGCAACCTCTGTGACCTCGGGGCGGGCCTGCTGGGCGGTGCCGCGGTCTCCGATGGCACGTTCCGCATCCAGGCCCGCGGCCAGAACGTATTCCCCATGACGTTGCTGGGGACGTTCTCGCCCTACATGGTCGTGCACCGCAGCTCGGTGGTGAAGATCGACCCCTCGGTGCCGTTCGAGGTCGCCGCCCTGGTCGGTTGCGGTGTCACCACTGGTTACGGTTCGTCGGTCCGCACCGCCAACGTCCGCCCGGGCGAAGACGTCGCCATCGTCGGCGTCGGCGGCGTCGGCATGGCCGCGCTGCAGGGTGCCGTGAACGCGGGCGCGCGCTACGTCTTCGCGATCGACCCGGTGGAGTGGAAGCGCGATCAGGCGCTGAAGTTCGGCGCGACCCACGTCTATCCCGACATCTTTGCCGCGATGGCGGGCATAGCCGAGGTGACCTACGGTCTGATGGCCCACAAGGTCGTCGTCACCGTCGGTGAGCTGCACGGTGCCGACATCGACAACTATCTCAACATCACCCAAAAGGGCGGCACCTGCGTGCTGACCGCCATCGGCAGCCTGCTGGACACCAATGTGAACCTGAACCTGGCGATGTTGACCCTGATGCAGAAGAATCTGCAGGGCACCATCTTCGGTGGCGGCAACCCGCAGTACGACATCCCGCAGCTGCTGTCGATGTACAAGGCCGGCAAGCTCAACCTGGACGACATGATCACCCGCCAGTACCGGCTGGAGCAGATCAACGACGGCTACCAGGACATGCTGGACGGCAAGAACATTCGCGGCGTCATCCGCTACACCGACGCCGACCGGTAA
- a CDS encoding ketosteroid isomerase family protein produces the protein MTQTAQSPALTASQSSWRCAQGKDRDGWLALMTDDVVIEDPIGKSVTNPDGTGVRGKAAVGEFFDNNIAQNQLTITCEETFPSSSPDEIAHILVLQSKFEGGMTSKVRGVFTYKVNDAGLITNMRGYWNLDVMEFGQED, from the coding sequence ATGACCCAAACCGCCCAATCCCCGGCACTGACCGCGTCGCAGTCGTCGTGGCGCTGCGCGCAAGGCAAAGACCGGGACGGCTGGCTGGCGCTGATGACCGACGATGTGGTCATCGAGGACCCGATCGGCAAGTCCGTCACCAACCCCGACGGCACCGGCGTGCGTGGCAAGGCCGCCGTCGGCGAGTTCTTCGACAACAACATCGCCCAGAACCAGCTCACCATCACGTGCGAGGAGACCTTCCCGTCGAGCTCACCCGACGAGATCGCTCATATTCTGGTGCTACAGAGCAAGTTTGAGGGCGGCATGACGAGCAAGGTGCGCGGCGTGTTCACCTACAAGGTCAACGACGCGGGGCTGATCACCAACATGCGCGGGTACTGGAACCTCGACGTGATGGAGTTCGGCCAGGAGGACTGA
- a CDS encoding HIT family protein: MASIFTKIINRELPGRFVYEDDDVVAFLTIEPMTQGHTLVVPRAEIDNWQDVDNAAFARVMSVSQLIGRAVSKAFRTERSGMIIAGLEVPHLHVHVFPTRSLSDFGFANVDRNPSPESLDQAQARIKAALEQLA; this comes from the coding sequence ATGGCGTCGATCTTCACCAAGATCATCAACCGCGAACTACCCGGCCGATTCGTTTACGAGGACGACGACGTCGTCGCGTTCCTGACGATCGAGCCGATGACGCAAGGACACACGCTGGTGGTGCCGCGCGCCGAGATCGACAACTGGCAAGACGTCGACAATGCGGCCTTCGCCCGCGTGATGTCGGTGAGCCAGCTGATCGGCAGGGCCGTGTCCAAGGCGTTCCGGACCGAGCGTTCGGGGATGATCATCGCCGGGCTGGAAGTGCCGCACTTGCACGTCCACGTGTTTCCGACGCGCAGCCTGAGCGACTTCGGCTTCGCCAACGTCGACCGCAACCCGTCGCCGGAATCGCTCGATCAAGCACAGGCCAGGATCAAGGCGGCCCTGGAGCAACTGGCGTAG